From a single Phragmites australis chromosome 7, lpPhrAust1.1, whole genome shotgun sequence genomic region:
- the LOC133924584 gene encoding low-specificity L-threonine aldolase 1-like, translating to MLTKVVDLRSDTVTKPSEAMRAAMAAAVVDDDVLGADPTAQRFETEMAALMGKEAALFVPSGTMANLVSVLVHCDVRGSEVILGDNSHIHVYENGGISTIGGVHPKTVRNNPDGTMDVDKIVAAIRHRDGALYYPTTRLICLENTHANCGGKCLSVEYTDEVGEIAKSHGLKLHIDGARIFNASVALGVPVHRLVKAADSVSVCLSKGLGAPIGSVIVGTKAFIDKAKIFRKTLGGGMRQVGIVCAAAYVAVRDNVGKLADDHRKAKALAEGLKKIKQFTVDPASIETNMVFFDIVDPRISPDELCQFLEQRNVLAMPASSKSVRFVLHYQISDSDVQYALTYVEKAVEELLKGGPKFEHLTNGATKNSYGH from the exons ATGTTGACCAAGGTGGTAGACCTCCGGTCGGACACGGTCACCAAGCCCTCCGAGGCTATGCGggccgccatggccgccgccgtcgtcgacgACGACGTCCTGGGCGCGGACCCAACCGCGCAGCGCTTCGAGACGGAGATGGCCGCGCTCATGGGCAAGGAGGCCGCGCTGTTCGTGCCGTCGGGCACCATGGCCAATCTCGTCTCCGTCCTCGTGCACTGCGACGTCAGGGGCAGCGAGGTCATCCTCGGCGATAACTCGCACATCCACGTCTACGAGAACGGCGGCATCTCCACCATCGGCGGCGTCCACCCCAAGACCGTTAGGAACAACCCCGACGGCACCATGGACGTTGACAAGATCGTTGCTGCCATTAGGCATCGGGACGGGGCGCTGTATTACCCGACCACAAGGCTGATCTGCTTGGAAAACACGCATGCAAA TTGCGGTGGAAAATGTTTGTCTGTAGAATACACTGACGAGGTTGGCGAAATTGCCAAGAGTCATGGCTTGAAGCTTCATATTGATGGAGCTCGCATTTTTAACGCTTCTGTG GCACTTGGAGTTCCTGTGCATAGACTTGTGAAAGCTGCTGATTCAGTTTCG GTATGCCTATCTAAAGGGTTAGGCGCCCCCATTGGATCAGTTATTGTTGGTACGAAGGCCTTCATTGACAAG GCTAAAATTTTTAGGAAGACCCTAGGTGGTGGAATGAGGCAGGTCGGAATTGTTTGTGCTGCTGCCTATGTTGCGGTTCGCGATAATGTGGGAAAGCTTGCGGACGACCACAGAAAGGCAAAAGCTTTGGCAG AGGGACTGAAGAAAATTAAACAGTTTACAGTGGATCCAGCTTCAATCGAGACCAATATG GTATTCTTTGATATCGTGGATCCGCGCATATCACCTGACGAGCTATGCCAATTCCTGGAACAGCGCAATGTGCTGGCAATGCCAGCCAGTTCAAAAAG TGTCAGGTTTGTCCTCCATTACCAAATTTCAGATAGCGATGTCCAATATGCATTGACATATGTTGAG AAAGCTGTGGAAGAACTACTGAAGGGCGGTCCTAAATTCGAGCATCTGACGAATGGTGCCACCAAAAACTCATATGGGCACTAG